One window from the genome of Elaeis guineensis isolate ETL-2024a chromosome 5, EG11, whole genome shotgun sequence encodes:
- the LOC105046086 gene encoding probable calcium-binding protein CML46 produces the protein MEDTILFDSITYFLLCDITSLFKEFLYCCLVIINLLFAAIKLIIRDESFVEEEEDEDETLPPEQCHICKSQELTYDDIKVVMSRLGMGGWRSDGVLDGGEVDKCKECGLMEGIHKLLEEKEASLEELEEAFYVFDRNEDGFISPKELWSVLRRLGLEGMSLGDCERMIAVFDEDGDGRINFREFKSLLEGAR, from the coding sequence ATGGAAGACACCATCCTCTTCGACTCGATCACATACTTTCTACTTTGCGACATAACCAGTCTCTTTAAAGAATTCCTTTACTGTTGTTTAGTGATCATCAATCTTCTTTTCGCCGCGATCAAGTTAATCATTCGAGACGAATCTTTCGTCGaggaggaggaagatgaagatgagACGCTGCCACCCGAGCAATGCCACATATGCAAGAGCCAGGAACTGACGTATGATGATATCAAAGTGGTGATGAGCAGGCTTGGGATGGGGGGTTGGAGAAGTGATGGAGTGCTGGATGGTGGAGAGGTTGACAAGTGCAAAGAATGTGGACTGATGGAAGGAATTCATAAGTTGTTGGAGGAGAAAGAAGCGAGTCTGGAGGAGTTAGAGGAGGCGTTCTACGTGTTCGACAGGAATGAGGATGGATTCATAAGCCCCAAGGAATTATGGAGCGTGCTGAGGAGGTTGGGATTGGAGGGGATGAGTCTGGGGGATTGTGAGAGGATGATCGCAGTATTTGATGAGGATGGTGATGGGAGAATTAATTTCAGAGAGTTTAAGAGCTTGCTGGAGGGTGCTAGGTaa
- the LOC105046085 gene encoding zeaxanthin epoxidase, chloroplastic, producing MKALAASSSLSLSNPRWPLSSPSPHFPLQTLISASLPFPSISFQGSSSKQLPHLTTKKESSWSPLRSSPTEDPLPDPSERWLLEPIGDGDTRHIGFRVPLPGAFEIASDVVTVGRTPEKADIVIPVATVSSVHARLKKRDGSLLVMDLDSTNGTYVNDQKLKPGAVAAAFPGSSITFGDTHLAMFRVSKIEEAELTSKTGESENRPEADVSTDNVEATSGE from the exons ATGAAAGCTTTAGCAGCCTCCTCATCTCTCTCATTATCCAACCCAAGATGGCCTCTCAGCTCCCCATCTCCACACTTTCCTCTCCAGACACTCATCTCTGCCTCCCTTCCTTTTCCTTCTATCTCCTTCCAGGGTTCTTCATCAAAGCAACTGCCACACCTTACAACAAAGAAGGAGAGTAGTTGGAGTCCTTTGAGGTCCTCCCCAACTGAAGACCCATTGCCAGATCCTTCAGAGAGATGGCTTCTTGAGCCCATAG GCGATGGAGATACACGACACATTGGATTCCGAGTTCCACTTCCTGGTGCATTTGAGATAGCTTCC GATGTGGTGACCGTAGGCCGCACTCCAGAGAAAGCAGATATCGTAATTCCTGTTGCTACTG TATCTAGTGTACATGCTCGGCTCAAGAAAAGGGATGGATCCTTACTTGTGATGGATTTGGACAGTACAAATGGGACATATGTCAATGACCAGAAGCTAAAACCGGGAGCTGTGGCTGCTGCTTTTCCCGGGAGTTCTATAACATTTG GTGATACTCACTTAGCAATGTTTCGTGTTTCAAAGATCGAGGAGGCAGAACTCACCAGCAAAACAGGTGAATCTGAGAATAGACCTGAGGCTGATGTATCAACTGATAATGTGGAAGCAACAAGTGGAGAGTAG